A genomic window from Streptomyces sp. HUAS YS2 includes:
- a CDS encoding amino acid adenylation domain-containing protein: protein MSTEEIAHHIAALQQAESPDRDAAARFVLRLDAARDTAHVRASVGRLVARHDALRSRVVPAPAGYGVVNAVHAPAALQWQEPDGPAGGATATLPGLPLRVEHRPGGDGAPAELALSLSARTVDAAGLAALGAELLDLLEGAEPAEPVQIGQYAAWQQQMRTQEPEGSATSLALAPGLKSPRLGQDAYTDGPAAEADEDGGRVELAVDDALRARIADLAAKLDTDAGTVVLAAWLVVLWRHNADRDFQCGVHVDHRRRYPDLATTAGLLSWHLPLAAGLGEEETGRELVERLAVQRAGLLALTDHFSWDDVPRGTADCDAREPRRPVLFTDLALGSDAAVEALADLDAAQPLAFGLEVLRGPGSLRLTLRHDSAAGRATAESLGASLGVLLDGLTADPDRPVAELALLTVAGTGDVLAGFGHAPEETPYEAGHVYELFARQAARTPDRLAVHAAGHGFTYAELDARAAVVADGLRRQGLGPGARVGLLVERSAEMVAVVLGVWRAGMAYVPLDPATPADRIGFILGDSGSALLVTDLPERPAGELPVPVITVADLLDGAAPAAGPEEVERGVSDLAYVIYTSGTTGRPKGVQIEHRSAVYLARAHRERIYRRHDPEGAGLRAGFTASLAFDGSVERILTLLYGCTLYLYDDASRQDPGLFLEFAERHRLQVLDVTPSFLALLVQRGLLDSTGYRPELVLVGGEAIPESLWPRLAESGPAFYNVYGPTEATVNAAVGEVRGERPHLGPALPGARLYVLDAQDRPVPPGVVGEIHISGVGLARGYLGRDDLTAAAFVPNPFAAGDPLHARMYRTGDRGRFRPDGAIEFLGRADGQVKLRGFRIELGEISAVLREDPAVEDALAVLHKPESGDPSLVGYAVTAGPVDEVHARLRERLAARLPEYMRPAELVLVPEWPRTVNGKVDTAALPAPGTARQTTLSAAYVAPSGELEIALAEIWSTVLGRTGIGARDNFFELGGHSLLAARMIAAVNEEFGLDLPLTTVFTERCVADLAVAVIREMTGASTPEELEALLRATGEGL, encoded by the coding sequence TTGAGCACCGAAGAGATCGCGCACCACATCGCCGCCCTGCAGCAGGCCGAGTCCCCCGACCGGGACGCCGCGGCCCGGTTCGTCCTGCGGCTCGACGCCGCCCGGGACACCGCGCACGTCCGAGCCTCCGTCGGGCGCCTGGTAGCCCGGCACGACGCGCTGCGCAGCCGCGTGGTCCCCGCCCCCGCCGGGTACGGCGTCGTGAACGCCGTCCACGCCCCGGCCGCCCTGCAGTGGCAGGAGCCGGACGGTCCGGCGGGCGGCGCGACCGCCACGCTGCCCGGACTGCCGCTGCGGGTCGAGCACCGGCCCGGCGGCGACGGAGCCCCGGCCGAGCTGGCCCTGTCGCTCTCCGCCCGCACCGTCGACGCCGCGGGCCTCGCCGCCCTCGGTGCCGAACTGCTGGACCTGCTCGAAGGCGCCGAGCCCGCCGAGCCCGTGCAGATCGGCCAGTACGCGGCCTGGCAGCAGCAGATGCGCACCCAGGAGCCCGAGGGTTCCGCGACCTCCCTCGCGCTCGCACCCGGCCTGAAGTCCCCGCGGCTCGGCCAGGACGCGTACACCGACGGCCCCGCGGCCGAAGCGGACGAGGACGGCGGCCGCGTCGAACTCGCCGTCGACGACGCTCTGCGCGCGCGGATCGCCGACCTCGCGGCGAAGCTCGACACCGACGCAGGCACCGTCGTCCTGGCGGCCTGGCTCGTCGTCCTGTGGCGCCACAACGCCGACCGCGACTTCCAGTGCGGCGTCCACGTGGACCACCGCCGCCGTTACCCCGACCTGGCGACCACCGCGGGCCTGCTCTCCTGGCACCTGCCGCTCGCCGCCGGGCTCGGCGAGGAGGAGACCGGCCGCGAGCTCGTGGAGCGGCTGGCCGTGCAGCGCGCCGGACTCCTCGCCCTGACCGACCACTTCAGCTGGGACGACGTGCCCCGCGGCACGGCCGACTGCGACGCCCGCGAGCCGCGCCGCCCGGTCCTCTTCACCGACCTGGCCCTGGGCTCCGACGCCGCCGTCGAGGCCCTTGCCGACCTGGACGCCGCCCAGCCCCTGGCCTTCGGCCTGGAGGTGCTGCGCGGCCCAGGGTCCCTCCGGCTGACCCTGCGCCACGACTCCGCGGCCGGCCGGGCCACCGCCGAGTCCCTGGGCGCGTCCCTCGGCGTCCTGCTCGACGGGCTGACCGCCGACCCGGATCGTCCGGTCGCCGAGCTGGCCCTGCTGACCGTGGCAGGCACGGGTGACGTGCTCGCCGGCTTCGGGCACGCGCCTGAGGAGACCCCGTACGAGGCCGGACACGTCTACGAGCTGTTCGCCCGGCAGGCCGCCCGCACCCCGGACCGCCTCGCCGTCCACGCCGCCGGCCACGGATTCACCTACGCCGAACTCGACGCGCGCGCCGCGGTCGTGGCGGACGGGCTGCGACGCCAGGGCCTGGGCCCGGGCGCCCGGGTCGGCCTGCTGGTGGAGCGCAGCGCCGAGATGGTCGCCGTGGTGCTCGGCGTGTGGCGCGCCGGGATGGCGTACGTCCCGCTCGACCCGGCGACGCCCGCGGATCGGATCGGCTTCATCCTCGGCGACAGCGGCAGCGCGCTCCTGGTCACCGATCTGCCCGAGCGGCCGGCCGGCGAACTGCCGGTGCCGGTGATCACCGTCGCCGACCTCCTGGACGGCGCGGCTCCGGCCGCCGGGCCGGAGGAGGTGGAGCGCGGGGTGAGCGACCTCGCCTACGTCATCTACACCTCGGGAACCACCGGACGCCCCAAGGGCGTCCAGATCGAGCACCGTTCGGCCGTCTACCTCGCCCGCGCGCACCGCGAGCGGATCTACCGCCGGCACGATCCCGAGGGCGCGGGCCTGCGGGCCGGCTTCACCGCCTCGCTCGCCTTCGACGGCTCCGTGGAGCGCATCCTCACCCTCCTGTACGGGTGCACGCTGTACCTGTACGACGACGCCTCCCGCCAGGACCCGGGCCTGTTCCTGGAGTTCGCCGAGCGGCACCGGCTCCAGGTCCTCGACGTCACGCCGTCCTTCCTGGCCCTGCTCGTGCAGCGCGGCCTGCTGGACTCCACCGGCTACCGGCCCGAACTGGTGCTGGTCGGCGGCGAGGCGATACCCGAGTCCCTGTGGCCCCGGCTCGCGGAGAGCGGCCCGGCGTTCTACAACGTGTACGGCCCCACCGAGGCGACCGTGAACGCCGCGGTCGGCGAGGTGCGCGGCGAACGCCCGCACCTCGGGCCCGCGCTGCCCGGCGCCCGGCTGTACGTCCTCGACGCCCAGGACCGGCCCGTGCCGCCCGGCGTCGTGGGCGAGATCCACATCTCCGGCGTGGGCCTCGCCCGCGGCTACCTGGGCCGGGACGACCTGACGGCGGCCGCGTTCGTGCCCAACCCGTTCGCCGCCGGCGACCCGTTGCACGCGCGGATGTACCGCACCGGCGACCGCGGCCGGTTCCGGCCGGACGGCGCGATCGAGTTCCTCGGCCGCGCGGACGGTCAGGTCAAGCTCCGCGGCTTCCGCATCGAACTCGGCGAGATCTCCGCCGTGCTGCGCGAGGACCCCGCCGTGGAGGACGCGCTCGCGGTCCTGCACAAGCCCGAGAGCGGCGACCCCTCGCTCGTCGGCTACGCCGTCACCGCAGGCCCGGTCGACGAGGTCCACGCCCGGCTGCGCGAGCGGCTGGCGGCCCGGCTGCCCGAGTACATGCGGCCGGCCGAGCTGGTCCTGGTCCCGGAGTGGCCCCGCACCGTCAACGGCAAGGTGGACACCGCCGCGCTGCCCGCCCCGGGCACCGCGCGGCAGACCACGCTCAGCGCCGCCTACGTGGCGCCCTCCGGAGAACTGGAGATCGCCCTGGCGGAGATCTGGAGCACCGTCCTGGGCCGCACCGGGATCGGCGCGCGGGACAACTTCTTCGAACTCGGCGGCCATTCGCTCCTCGCCGCCCGCATGATCGCCGCGGTGAACGAGGAGTTCGGCCTCGACCTGCCGCTGACCACCGTCTTCACCGAGCGCTGCGTCGCCGACCTGGCCGTCGCCGTGATCCGGGAGATGACGGGGGCGAGCACGCCGGAGGAGCTGGAGGCCCTGCTGCGGGCGACGGGCGAGGGACTGTAG
- a CDS encoding non-ribosomal peptide synthetase: MSEINPTDPRAAARLSRVAGGVSIDRLKALAAQRRAAGTGPAEPTRPAPAAGAAQDGPHPASYAQRRLWLLDQMDPGSLTYNMPVAYEIDGALDTEALRCSLEHLQHRHEPLRSHFTVRDGEAHVAVTAPARLDLPLRDLTGVAPESREEAARTALADAAREPFDLGRGPLFRVLLLRLGASRHILLTSMHHSVSDGWSMAVLERELGTAYVAFTAGREPDLPALPCRYADHAASRREAGRSAALRRRADAWRDRLAPLPEPLELPLDRPRPERLSGNGGVVEMSVPRELRDALQRYASRRGASLAMIMAGLLQYVLARQSGRRRVVVGMPVAGREDPAVAPLIGFFVNVLPLAARIEPGMRLGELVDQVRDEALHAYAHQDVPFDLLTEALQVPRTLSRPPVFQVLFAMQNTPKQAATEPGSLPLRRREVPIGTSKFELSFEFGEDGDGDGLWGSVEYSTDLFDHETVERLAARYLTLLHEAVTTPDSPLDTLPPVSRAALTRALGHPEPPADLAVVPDAAGSRALLVELNGPWDPAAWRRSVHAVAAARPELRTRAHRIGCLNETVLCTWTEAERAEPDAPAFAELRAHASDPARLVAEAACAGTGSEEGAYALRIDLGRSVDGAVHALLTGGTAVWDEQAADGLGRELMDRYAEFSGHGATPAPAADPAVLSPELWRAVQERAAACGTDADVLLRTGLHYLNALCTGEPAPYTGEVTATLDGIASGAVPVAPPLLRYVAGPAAAPGVRTAVAGLPDAPLLTARPLIGGGLRLEPGVAAPDEPAGHVVHRPAERLGFLMEQLCLRGADAWERLELVLPDERELWLTGVNGDAVTSVPTASLSGLIAAQAARRPDAVAVTHQGESLKYGALSARVDALAGALCPALDAAGGPRRVAICMERGIDLVVALLAVLRSGAAYVPLDPLFPDARMALITEDAAPALILTEDALRDRFATATAPVRTVAELEGTGPAAVLPDVSADDTAYIIYTSGTTGTPKGVEVTHGNVVRLFGSTEEWFGFGPDDVWTLFHSYAFDFSVWEIWGALLHGGRLVVVPSMVARDPAAFLGLLVAERVTFLNQTPSAFTQIVREEATRPAPVELALRHVVFGGEALDFAALRPWVERHGPDAPRLVNMYGITETTVHVTYHEVTEADIEAGRSVIGRPLPDLKIWVVDPAGRLLPPGATGELWVGGLGVARGYLHKPELTAQRFVPDTLDSGAGPDSRIYRSGDLARLLPDGGLEYAGRLDHQVKIRGYRMELGEIETALSACPEVAERVVLAVGETSETRHLVAWIVPAPGAPREAAPLRKVLEERLPVYMLPARYVFVDAMPLTSNGKIDHRRLPAPEEATGGAPDREPRTAGERLLTALFAEVLAVGPVSPDANFFDLGGHSMLAARLVGRIRSALGVDLPLAELFAHQTPAALAARLDTRPRDTGGTSVLVRVRDAAGGADRPPLFAVHPGAGDVLCYQPLSAALGADQPFVGIRCPGHGPGEQPFGSLAEMADHYGAAILQAQPTGPYRLLGHSLGGVIAWETARRLQARGHEVALVLVDTYLPRILGEIRVSPALVLRSLFGGRADFTDAELAGLTDEQQVGLALRKLAGSGGHAPSTGDADARLLTRHLRALRSNLALCAEHPMETGDPYRGPVLYAAAEDNAYVDDVPALWAPFVDGPLRVTRVEGDHEGMLRGPGAERLAALLRPLLADDAPTPTRSPSKDGR; this comes from the coding sequence ATGAGCGAGATCAACCCGACGGACCCCCGGGCCGCCGCGCGGCTCAGCCGCGTCGCGGGCGGCGTCTCCATCGACCGGCTGAAGGCGCTCGCCGCGCAGCGCCGCGCGGCCGGCACCGGACCGGCGGAGCCCACGCGCCCGGCGCCCGCCGCCGGGGCGGCCCAGGACGGCCCGCACCCGGCGTCGTACGCCCAACGACGGCTGTGGCTGCTCGACCAGATGGACCCGGGCTCGCTCACGTACAACATGCCGGTCGCGTACGAGATCGACGGCGCCCTCGACACCGAGGCGCTGCGCTGCTCGCTGGAGCACCTGCAGCACCGGCACGAGCCGCTGCGCTCGCACTTCACCGTGCGCGACGGCGAGGCGCACGTGGCCGTCACCGCCCCGGCACGCCTCGACCTCCCGCTGCGCGACCTGACCGGTGTGGCGCCGGAGTCGCGCGAGGAGGCCGCCCGCACGGCCCTGGCCGATGCCGCCCGCGAGCCGTTCGACCTCGGCCGCGGGCCGCTCTTCCGCGTCCTGCTGCTGCGGCTCGGCGCGAGCCGGCACATCCTCCTGACCTCGATGCACCACAGCGTCTCCGACGGCTGGTCGATGGCCGTCCTGGAACGTGAACTGGGCACCGCCTACGTGGCGTTCACCGCCGGCCGCGAGCCGGACCTGCCCGCCCTCCCGTGCCGTTACGCCGACCACGCGGCGAGCCGGCGGGAGGCCGGCCGCAGCGCCGCCCTGCGCCGCCGGGCCGACGCCTGGCGCGACCGGCTCGCCCCGCTGCCCGAGCCGCTGGAGCTGCCGCTCGACCGGCCGCGCCCCGAGCGGCTGTCGGGGAACGGCGGCGTCGTCGAGATGTCCGTTCCGCGCGAACTGCGCGACGCCCTCCAGCGGTACGCGAGCCGCCGCGGCGCGAGCCTGGCCATGATCATGGCCGGTCTGCTCCAGTACGTGCTGGCCCGGCAGTCCGGCCGACGCCGGGTCGTCGTCGGCATGCCGGTGGCCGGACGCGAGGACCCGGCCGTCGCGCCCCTCATCGGCTTCTTCGTCAACGTGCTGCCGTTGGCCGCCCGGATCGAGCCCGGCATGCGCCTCGGCGAACTGGTCGACCAGGTTCGCGACGAGGCACTCCACGCGTACGCGCATCAGGACGTGCCCTTCGACCTTCTGACCGAGGCGCTCCAGGTGCCGCGCACCCTCAGCCGGCCGCCGGTGTTCCAGGTGCTCTTCGCCATGCAGAACACCCCCAAGCAGGCCGCCACGGAGCCCGGTTCGCTGCCCCTGCGCAGGCGCGAGGTGCCGATCGGGACCAGCAAGTTCGAGCTGTCCTTCGAGTTCGGCGAGGACGGCGACGGGGACGGGCTCTGGGGCAGCGTCGAGTACAGCACCGACCTGTTCGACCACGAGACCGTCGAGCGGCTCGCCGCGCGCTATCTCACCCTGCTGCACGAGGCCGTGACCACGCCCGACAGCCCCCTCGACACCCTGCCCCCGGTGTCCCGCGCCGCCCTCACCCGGGCGCTCGGCCACCCGGAGCCGCCCGCCGACCTGGCCGTCGTGCCGGACGCCGCGGGCTCCCGCGCCCTGCTCGTCGAGCTCAACGGCCCGTGGGACCCCGCCGCCTGGCGGCGATCCGTGCACGCGGTGGCCGCCGCCCGCCCCGAACTGCGCACCCGGGCCCACCGGATCGGCTGTCTGAACGAGACGGTGCTCTGCACGTGGACCGAGGCGGAGCGAGCCGAGCCCGACGCCCCCGCGTTCGCCGAACTGCGCGCGCACGCCTCGGACCCGGCCCGTCTGGTCGCCGAAGCGGCCTGCGCCGGAACGGGGTCCGAGGAAGGCGCGTACGCCCTCCGGATCGACCTCGGCCGCTCGGTGGACGGCGCCGTCCACGCGCTGCTCACCGGTGGCACAGCCGTCTGGGACGAGCAGGCCGCGGACGGCCTCGGGCGCGAACTCATGGACCGATACGCGGAGTTCAGCGGTCACGGAGCAACGCCCGCCCCGGCGGCCGACCCGGCCGTGCTCTCCCCGGAGCTGTGGCGCGCCGTGCAGGAGCGGGCAGCCGCCTGCGGCACGGACGCCGACGTACTGCTGCGAACCGGCCTGCACTACCTGAACGCCCTCTGCACCGGCGAACCCGCCCCGTACACCGGCGAAGTGACCGCGACGCTCGACGGCATCGCCTCCGGCGCCGTCCCGGTCGCCCCGCCGCTGCTCCGGTACGTCGCCGGACCCGCCGCCGCCCCTGGTGTACGGACCGCCGTCGCCGGCCTGCCCGATGCCCCGCTGCTGACGGCCAGGCCGCTGATCGGCGGCGGGCTCCGCCTGGAACCGGGCGTCGCCGCACCGGACGAACCGGCCGGCCACGTCGTGCACCGACCGGCCGAACGCCTCGGGTTCCTGATGGAGCAGCTGTGCCTGCGCGGCGCGGACGCCTGGGAGCGGCTCGAACTCGTCCTGCCCGACGAGCGCGAGCTGTGGCTCACCGGCGTCAACGGCGACGCCGTGACCAGCGTGCCCACCGCCTCGCTGTCCGGACTTATCGCGGCGCAGGCCGCCCGCCGGCCGGACGCCGTGGCCGTCACCCACCAGGGCGAGTCGCTGAAGTACGGCGCGCTCTCCGCCCGGGTGGACGCCCTCGCCGGCGCGCTCTGCCCCGCGCTCGACGCGGCCGGTGGCCCCCGAAGGGTCGCGATCTGCATGGAGCGCGGCATCGACCTCGTCGTCGCCCTGCTGGCCGTCCTGCGCTCCGGCGCCGCCTACGTGCCGCTGGACCCGCTGTTCCCCGACGCCCGCATGGCGCTGATCACCGAGGACGCCGCACCGGCCCTGATCCTCACCGAGGACGCCCTCCGCGACCGGTTCGCCACCGCCACGGCCCCGGTGCGCACCGTCGCCGAACTCGAGGGGACCGGCCCGGCGGCCGTCCTGCCGGACGTCTCCGCCGACGACACCGCGTACATCATCTACACCTCCGGCACCACCGGCACGCCCAAGGGCGTGGAGGTGACGCACGGGAACGTCGTCCGGCTCTTCGGCTCCACCGAGGAGTGGTTCGGCTTCGGCCCCGACGACGTCTGGACGCTCTTCCACTCGTACGCCTTCGACTTCTCCGTCTGGGAGATCTGGGGCGCTCTGCTGCACGGCGGGCGGCTCGTCGTCGTGCCGTCCATGGTGGCCCGCGACCCTGCGGCCTTCCTCGGCCTGCTGGTCGCCGAGCGGGTGACCTTCCTCAACCAGACCCCCTCCGCCTTCACCCAGATCGTCCGGGAGGAGGCCACCCGCCCGGCACCCGTCGAACTGGCGCTGCGCCACGTCGTGTTCGGCGGTGAGGCGCTGGACTTCGCGGCCCTGCGCCCCTGGGTGGAGCGCCACGGCCCGGACGCCCCGCGGCTCGTGAACATGTACGGCATCACCGAGACCACGGTCCACGTGACGTACCACGAGGTGACCGAGGCCGACATCGAGGCGGGCCGCAGCGTCATCGGCCGCCCGCTGCCCGACCTGAAGATCTGGGTCGTCGACCCGGCCGGCCGGCTGCTGCCGCCCGGCGCCACCGGCGAACTCTGGGTCGGCGGACTCGGCGTGGCCCGCGGCTACCTCCACAAGCCCGAGCTGACGGCACAGCGCTTCGTGCCCGACACCCTGGACTCCGGGGCGGGACCGGACAGCCGGATCTACCGCTCCGGAGACCTCGCCCGGCTACTGCCGGACGGGGGCCTGGAGTACGCGGGCCGGCTGGACCACCAGGTCAAGATCCGCGGCTACCGGATGGAGCTGGGCGAGATCGAGACGGCCCTGTCGGCCTGCCCGGAGGTGGCCGAACGGGTCGTCCTCGCCGTCGGCGAGACGAGCGAGACCCGGCATCTCGTCGCCTGGATCGTGCCCGCGCCCGGCGCGCCGCGCGAGGCCGCACCCCTGCGCAAGGTCCTCGAGGAGCGGCTCCCGGTCTACATGCTGCCCGCACGCTACGTCTTCGTGGACGCGATGCCGCTGACCTCCAATGGCAAGATCGACCACCGGCGCCTGCCGGCTCCGGAGGAGGCCACCGGAGGCGCCCCGGACAGGGAACCGCGCACGGCCGGCGAACGCCTCCTGACGGCCCTCTTCGCGGAGGTCCTGGCCGTCGGCCCGGTGTCGCCGGACGCCAACTTCTTCGACCTGGGCGGCCATTCGATGCTCGCCGCCCGCCTCGTCGGCAGGATCCGGTCCGCCCTCGGCGTCGACCTGCCGCTGGCCGAACTGTTCGCCCATCAGACCCCCGCGGCCCTGGCCGCGCGCCTCGACACGCGGCCCCGCGACACCGGCGGCACATCCGTCCTGGTCCGGGTGCGCGACGCCGCAGGCGGGGCGGACCGGCCCCCGCTCTTCGCAGTCCACCCCGGCGCGGGAGACGTGCTCTGCTACCAGCCCCTCTCGGCCGCGCTCGGGGCGGACCAGCCGTTCGTCGGCATCCGCTGCCCCGGCCACGGCCCGGGGGAGCAGCCGTTCGGCAGCCTCGCCGAGATGGCCGACCACTACGGCGCCGCGATCCTCCAGGCGCAGCCCACCGGGCCGTACCGGCTCCTCGGGCACTCCCTCGGCGGCGTCATCGCCTGGGAGACCGCCCGCAGGCTCCAGGCACGCGGCCACGAGGTCGCCCTGGTGCTGGTGGACACGTACCTGCCCCGGATCCTCGGCGAGATCCGCGTCAGCCCCGCGCTGGTGCTGCGCAGCCTCTTCGGCGGCAGGGCCGACTTCACCGACGCCGAACTGGCCGGCCTCACCGACGAGCAGCAGGTCGGACTGGCCCTGCGGAAGCTCGCCGGCTCCGGCGGCCACGCGCCGTCCACCGGCGACGCCGACGCCCGCCTGCTGACGCGGCACCTGCGCGCCCTGCGGAGCAACCTCGCACTCTGCGCCGAGCACCCCATGGAGACCGGCGACCCGTACCGGGGCCCGGTCCTCTACGCCGCCGCCGAGGACAACGCGTACGTGGACGACGTCCCCGCGCTCTGGGCGCCCTTCGTCGACGGACCCCTGCGCGTCACGCGCGTCGAGGGAGACCACGAGGGCATGCTCCGCGGCCCCGGAGCGGAGCGACTGGCCGCGCTCCTGCGTCCGTTGCTCGCCGACGACGCGCCGACCCCCACCCGATCGCCCAGCAAGGATGGCAGATGA
- a CDS encoding TauD/TfdA family dioxygenase: MSSTPDFRSFGPGAMTGTQPAEPVRVHPLADAGAPPLVIEAAVPRLPAGQWAADNRARVDSLLAEHGALLFRGFAVDPDTGFQSFAAAVGSGSLEYTQRSTRRTLEKKGIYTSTEYPATHSIALHSENAFQYAWPQRIMFHSVTVAETGGATPIADNAAVFDAIDPAVREEFVRRGITYARNFGAGLELTWQEAFQTEDRAEVEAYCADHRLACEWKDGDRLMTREVLPATLHLRGADRRVWFNQVHLFHVSNLEPAIRAALLEALPEEDLPRHAYFGDGGVIPDAYLDDIRAAYAAHTVRFPWRRNDIMLVDNLRVCHGREPFTGDRKVLVSMSDPADHGAFAAGPDAAHQ, from the coding sequence ATGAGCAGCACACCCGACTTCCGCAGCTTCGGCCCCGGGGCCATGACCGGCACCCAGCCGGCCGAGCCGGTGCGCGTCCACCCGCTCGCCGACGCCGGCGCGCCGCCGCTGGTCATCGAGGCCGCCGTGCCCCGGCTCCCGGCCGGCCAGTGGGCCGCCGACAACCGGGCCCGCGTGGACAGCCTCCTGGCCGAGCACGGAGCGCTCCTCTTCCGCGGGTTCGCGGTGGACCCCGACACCGGATTCCAGTCGTTCGCCGCCGCCGTGGGCAGCGGCTCCCTGGAGTACACCCAGCGCTCCACCCGGCGCACCCTGGAGAAGAAGGGGATCTACACCTCCACCGAGTACCCCGCCACCCACTCCATCGCGCTGCACAGCGAGAACGCCTTCCAGTACGCCTGGCCGCAGCGCATCATGTTCCACTCGGTGACCGTCGCCGAGACCGGCGGGGCCACCCCGATCGCCGACAACGCCGCCGTCTTCGACGCGATCGACCCGGCCGTGCGCGAGGAGTTCGTCCGGCGCGGCATCACGTACGCGCGGAACTTCGGCGCCGGTCTCGAACTGACCTGGCAGGAGGCCTTCCAGACCGAGGACCGCGCCGAGGTGGAGGCGTACTGCGCGGACCACCGGCTGGCCTGCGAGTGGAAGGACGGCGACCGGCTGATGACCCGGGAGGTGCTGCCCGCCACCCTGCACCTGCGCGGCGCGGACCGCCGCGTCTGGTTCAACCAGGTCCACCTCTTCCACGTGAGCAACCTGGAGCCCGCCATCCGCGCCGCGCTCCTGGAGGCGCTCCCAGAGGAGGACCTGCCGCGGCACGCGTACTTCGGCGACGGCGGTGTCATCCCCGACGCGTACCTGGACGACATCCGCGCCGCCTACGCGGCGCACACCGTGCGCTTCCCGTGGCGCCGCAACGACATCATGCTCGTCGACAACCTGCGGGTCTGCCACGGCCGCGAGCCCTTCACCGGGGACCGCAAGGTCCTCGTCTCCATGTCCGACCCGGCCGACCACGGCGCGTTCGCCGCCGGCCCCGACGCCGCGCACCAGTGA
- a CDS encoding LysE family translocator, which produces MFAELASFALVAGLLTITPGLDTALVLRTAVAVGPRGAMATALGINTGALCWGVAASVGATAVLAASDAAYLVLRIAGAGYLLWLGLGMLWRSRPGRGPDGAGAPAPAEPPPEADPMPEADPAAGGDSLVRLWWRGTATNLLNPKFGVFYMAMLPQFIPDGAPQLLTGIVLTLVHDLEGLVWFGLLVLGVRRLRERLAHPAVRRAMDAITGTALVLVGVDVALSERPV; this is translated from the coding sequence ATGTTCGCGGAGCTCGCGTCGTTCGCCCTGGTCGCCGGGCTGCTGACGATCACGCCCGGTCTGGACACCGCCCTGGTGCTCCGGACCGCCGTGGCCGTCGGTCCGCGCGGCGCCATGGCGACCGCCCTGGGCATCAACACCGGTGCCCTGTGCTGGGGCGTGGCCGCGTCCGTGGGCGCCACCGCCGTGCTCGCCGCCTCCGACGCGGCGTACCTGGTGCTGCGGATCGCCGGGGCCGGCTATCTGCTGTGGCTGGGGCTCGGCATGCTGTGGCGCAGCCGTCCGGGCCGCGGCCCGGACGGCGCCGGGGCGCCCGCCCCGGCAGAGCCACCGCCCGAGGCGGACCCGATGCCCGAGGCGGACCCGGCGGCGGGCGGCGACTCCCTGGTCCGCCTGTGGTGGCGCGGCACCGCGACCAACCTGCTCAACCCGAAGTTCGGCGTCTTCTACATGGCGATGCTGCCGCAGTTCATCCCCGACGGCGCGCCGCAGCTCCTGACCGGCATCGTGCTCACGCTCGTGCACGACCTGGAGGGGCTCGTCTGGTTCGGCCTGCTCGTCCTCGGCGTACGCAGGCTCCGCGAGCGGCTCGCGCACCCGGCCGTACGGCGTGCGATGGACGCGATCACCGGAACCGCACTGGTCCTGGTCGGGGTGGACGTGGCGCTGTCCGAGCGCCCGGTATGA